TTTTCAAAAGGAGTTTTCATGATCACCGGAGTTCAAGATATTTACTACAGCGTGACTCAACCGAAACGTGCCATTCAGTTTTATACTGAAGGCTTAGGCATGAAACTCATTGACGAAAGCGAGTATTGGATCGCTCTTGATTGTCATGGCGTGAAGATTGGCCTTCACCCTGAAGATGGTCCGATTCCTCAAATTCCTAGAGACAGTCACGGTGCGCACGCTGGAGCCACACTTACTTTAAGATCTGACAATGTTCCTGAAGATCGAAAAAAGCTTGAGAAACTGGGCGCAAAAATTCTTGATGAAGCGGACCAGCCTTGGGGACATATGCTTGTTTTTGAAGATCCCGATGGAAATGTTTTAAAGCTAATGAATCCAA
This region of Bdellovibrio sp. BCCA genomic DNA includes:
- a CDS encoding VOC family protein — its product is MITGVQDIYYSVTQPKRAIQFYTEGLGMKLIDESEYWIALDCHGVKIGLHPEDGPIPQIPRDSHGAHAGATLTLRSDNVPEDRKKLEKLGAKILDEADQPWGHMLVFEDPDGNVLKLMNPKY